A single region of the Paraburkholderia megapolitana genome encodes:
- a CDS encoding esterase/lipase family protein: MSEYSFRLSRLFNLPSIAALVTALVATPTFASTYSVAPNIAVGIVNALPNPAAAPPGANLQSCSLKQHPYPVVLVNGTFSVMEDDFGALAPDLANAGYCVYTFNYGGASPNSLIQATGSAISSASVLASYVQQVLSETGATKVDLVGHSQGGMLAEYYAKVIGGAPYIHNLVGLSPTTHGTTLDGLTLLASVFPGANQLVGAACPACADQENGSAMIQQLDSGPIAQAGVGYTIIETKDEFVVTPVGSSFINEPGVTNEYVQSSCPLDAVDHADLSYDNVAIQLVKNALSPSTAHAPNCAISFPWPAQ, from the coding sequence ATGAGTGAATATTCATTCCGCTTATCCCGTCTGTTCAACCTGCCTTCAATAGCCGCCCTGGTTACCGCACTTGTAGCAACTCCAACTTTCGCCAGCACCTACTCCGTGGCACCTAACATTGCCGTGGGCATTGTCAACGCACTTCCGAATCCGGCCGCGGCGCCTCCCGGCGCCAACCTGCAGTCATGCAGTCTTAAGCAGCATCCGTATCCAGTGGTTCTGGTAAACGGCACCTTCTCTGTGATGGAGGATGACTTCGGCGCGCTGGCGCCGGATCTGGCCAACGCCGGCTATTGCGTTTATACCTTCAATTACGGTGGCGCCAGTCCTAACAGTCTTATCCAGGCAACCGGCTCGGCGATTTCGTCGGCATCGGTACTCGCCAGTTACGTACAGCAGGTGTTAAGCGAAACCGGGGCTACCAAGGTCGATCTGGTTGGCCACTCGCAGGGCGGTATGCTGGCCGAATATTATGCGAAGGTGATCGGCGGCGCTCCGTATATCCACAACCTCGTTGGTTTGTCGCCGACTACGCATGGCACGACCCTGGATGGGCTTACCCTGCTCGCCTCTGTCTTTCCGGGAGCCAATCAGCTTGTAGGTGCCGCCTGTCCGGCCTGCGCGGATCAAGAAAATGGCTCCGCGATGATCCAGCAACTCGACAGCGGCCCGATCGCACAGGCCGGTGTCGGTTACACGATCATTGAAACCAAAGACGAATTCGTCGTGACTCCGGTAGGCTCGTCTTTCATCAATGAGCCGGGCGTAACCAACGAATACGTGCAATCGTCCTGCCCGTTGGACGCTGTAGACCACGCCGATCTCTCCTACGACAACGTCGCAATTCAACTGGTCAAGAACGCGCTGAGTCCGAGCACCGCACACGCTCCGAACTGCGCGATATCGTTCCCGTGGCCAGCGCAATAA
- a CDS encoding nuclear transport factor 2 family protein, which produces MRLSLPPTPYRVALETYIDAKDNTRPERIDEIFAADAVLTFSLATENIAFPARTVGAPAIAKTLVSDFGAQYARCRTYYVCDSLHVSGTGDATGAHVDALPWLVVMREPATGSLRVGHGVYHWMFARDAAGVRATRLHIHIARMDVVADPDGVALATLQDGLSYPWLRPEELRERILSIAREVPALGFVESFSQPVTMPVASTPK; this is translated from the coding sequence ATGCGTTTGTCGCTGCCTCCCACGCCGTACCGCGTTGCGCTCGAAACCTATATAGACGCGAAGGACAACACGCGGCCCGAGCGCATCGACGAGATTTTTGCGGCCGATGCCGTGCTCACGTTCTCCCTCGCCACCGAAAACATCGCTTTTCCGGCTCGCACCGTGGGCGCGCCCGCGATTGCGAAGACGCTCGTCAGCGATTTTGGTGCGCAATATGCGCGATGCCGGACGTACTACGTATGCGACTCGCTTCATGTGAGCGGGACCGGGGACGCAACCGGTGCGCATGTCGATGCGCTGCCGTGGCTCGTGGTGATGCGCGAACCCGCGACTGGGTCGTTGCGGGTTGGGCACGGCGTTTATCACTGGATGTTTGCGCGCGATGCGGCTGGTGTGCGGGCGACGCGCCTTCACATTCATATTGCGCGGATGGATGTCGTGGCGGACCCGGATGGCGTAGCGCTCGCGACGTTGCAGGATGGGTTGAGCTACCCGTGGTTGCGGCCCGAGGAGTTGAGAGAACGCATTCTTTCGATTGCACGCGAGGTGCCGGCGCTGGGCTTTGTCGAATCCTTTAGCCAGCCGGTAACGATGCCGGTTGCATCGACTCCGAAATGA
- a CDS encoding zinc-dependent alcohol dehydrogenase family protein, producing MQAYHLEEFGKPEGIVLRNRDEPKPGPNDVVIRVRAASLNRRDLMILARTYPLPAKPDVVPLSDGAGEVVAIGDRVSRFKVGDRVTGSYWPRWRDGRLAADYMDQLGCTVDGMAAEFAVFNEQWLVRLPDYLTWEEGASLSCAGVTAWCSVMASGSLKPGQTVLTLGTGDVSLFAVQFAKMMGCRVIATTSQDAKAEKLKTLGADHVINYVETPQWGAAVRELTGGLGADLVVETMGPETIEQSLIASASYSEIVVLIWKSVKQSALVLPASAYGPKLTTIRRLFVGSRVDLEAMIKAMSAREIRPVVDRAFPFAQAHEAYRYYEGRSGFGKVVLLGE from the coding sequence ATGCAGGCATATCACCTGGAAGAATTTGGCAAACCCGAAGGCATCGTATTGCGTAATCGAGACGAGCCGAAGCCTGGTCCGAATGATGTGGTTATTCGTGTCCGCGCGGCGTCACTCAATCGACGCGACTTGATGATCCTGGCGCGGACGTACCCGTTGCCGGCGAAGCCGGATGTCGTGCCGTTAAGCGACGGTGCCGGCGAAGTTGTCGCCATCGGCGACAGGGTTTCCAGGTTCAAGGTCGGCGACCGGGTAACCGGAAGTTATTGGCCTCGCTGGCGGGATGGGCGCCTTGCCGCGGATTACATGGATCAGTTGGGTTGCACGGTCGACGGTATGGCGGCCGAGTTCGCTGTGTTTAACGAGCAGTGGCTCGTCCGGTTGCCGGACTATCTGACGTGGGAAGAGGGAGCGAGTCTTAGCTGTGCGGGTGTGACTGCGTGGTGCTCAGTCATGGCATCCGGATCGCTTAAGCCAGGTCAGACTGTTTTGACGCTCGGTACCGGTGACGTGTCGCTCTTTGCTGTGCAATTCGCGAAGATGATGGGTTGCCGTGTTATTGCCACCACGTCTCAAGATGCTAAAGCTGAGAAACTCAAGACGTTGGGGGCCGATCACGTTATTAACTACGTCGAAACTCCGCAGTGGGGCGCGGCAGTGCGCGAGCTTACTGGTGGGCTCGGAGCAGATCTCGTCGTCGAAACGATGGGGCCCGAGACGATCGAGCAGTCCTTGATTGCGTCGGCTAGTTACTCGGAGATCGTTGTTCTCATCTGGAAGAGTGTGAAGCAATCCGCGTTGGTGCTTCCTGCGAGTGCTTATGGGCCGAAGCTTACGACTATCCGTAGGCTGTTTGTGGGTAGTCGTGTTGATCTTGAGGCGATGATCAAGGCGATGAGTGCGCGTGAGATTCGGCCTGTTGTGGATCGTGCGTTTCCTTTTGCACAGGCTCATGAGGCTTATAGGTACTACGAGGGGAGGAGTGGGTTTGGGAAAGTGGTGTTGCTTGGGGAATAG
- a CDS encoding helix-turn-helix domain-containing protein encodes MNARTNIQVINGADGKPAFVVIPYAEYVAEHGVERDLIPHAVVSRTVDGAAPVRAWREHLGLTQGEVAGRLGISQSAYAQQEANPRLRKQSRAKIAMALGIADAQLDF; translated from the coding sequence ATGAACGCACGTACTAACATTCAGGTCATCAACGGAGCCGACGGTAAGCCAGCTTTTGTTGTGATTCCCTACGCGGAATACGTCGCCGAACATGGTGTCGAGCGCGATCTGATCCCGCACGCTGTTGTTAGCCGTACGGTCGACGGTGCTGCGCCGGTTCGTGCATGGCGCGAACACCTCGGCCTTACACAAGGGGAAGTCGCTGGGCGCCTCGGTATTTCGCAATCGGCTTATGCGCAGCAGGAGGCTAATCCGCGCTTGCGGAAACAGTCGCGTGCGAAGATCGCGATGGCGCTTGGTATTGCTGATGCGCAGCTCGACTTTTGA
- a CDS encoding AraC family transcriptional regulator has product MAVIDRKMAGTVAGQYVSLLLDYLRSRGHSPEALFGATLIAAIESVDVPLRLTTEEYFDILERAVVVTGDPDLGFNAGILIAPRHLGVVGYVVMCCTNLGSALAEYDRYVRLVHGIGRPLLVRHGDRVEMPLDWSGTSAPPPALAQLIMTTRVRMSRLLIGRETAPVDVDFQFATPQDPDAYQRFFGGRVNFAAAQTKLMFPASYLEAPVIMASAEMARVIGARAEAQIRQLTDDEPEFMRQLKAMLSQGLAMGGIGAVDVAQRMGISSRTLHRRLSECAYVFRDVLDDVRRERAESYLALSQHSLAEVAFMLGYTEQSAFQHAFKRWTGITPQRYRVGAMST; this is encoded by the coding sequence ATGGCCGTTATCGACAGGAAGATGGCAGGCACGGTTGCAGGACAATATGTCAGCCTGCTGCTGGACTATCTGCGTTCGCGCGGTCATTCTCCCGAGGCACTTTTCGGGGCTACGCTGATAGCTGCGATTGAATCCGTAGACGTGCCGTTGCGGCTAACGACGGAGGAGTATTTCGACATCCTCGAGCGGGCGGTGGTCGTCACCGGCGATCCCGACCTTGGCTTCAACGCAGGCATTCTTATCGCGCCACGACACCTTGGTGTTGTCGGCTATGTGGTGATGTGCTGTACCAACCTCGGCAGCGCGCTCGCGGAATACGATCGCTACGTGCGATTGGTACATGGTATTGGTCGGCCGCTGCTGGTACGGCATGGTGATCGCGTTGAAATGCCGCTGGACTGGTCGGGTACATCCGCGCCACCGCCTGCGTTGGCGCAGTTGATCATGACAACTCGGGTGCGTATGAGCCGCCTGCTGATCGGTCGGGAGACTGCGCCCGTCGATGTCGATTTTCAGTTTGCGACGCCGCAGGATCCCGATGCTTATCAGCGGTTCTTCGGCGGTCGGGTCAACTTTGCAGCGGCGCAGACCAAGTTGATGTTTCCTGCTAGTTATCTGGAAGCACCCGTGATCATGGCCAGCGCGGAGATGGCTCGTGTCATCGGTGCGCGGGCGGAGGCGCAGATAAGACAGTTGACTGATGATGAGCCGGAGTTCATGCGTCAGCTCAAGGCCATGTTGAGCCAGGGACTTGCTATGGGCGGGATCGGTGCGGTCGACGTCGCGCAACGTATGGGGATTTCCTCGCGTACGCTTCATCGACGTCTGTCCGAATGTGCGTATGTGTTCCGCGATGTGCTGGACGATGTGCGTCGCGAACGTGCTGAATCTTATCTGGCGTTGTCGCAACATTCGCTGGCCGAGGTTGCTTTTATGCTTGGTTATACCGAGCAAAGTGCTTTTCAGCATGCGTTCAAGCGTTGGACTGGGATCACGCCGCAGCGGTATCGTGTGGGGGCGATGTCGACGTAG
- a CDS encoding PKD domain-containing protein, translating to MLPRPTSATSGDSISLSAPGSSDPDGDALTYAWSYPASVTAEAHEEHLTARLPKVTADTSLVFTVKVSHGKATTTASQTVVVRASSTYPPYREGTKYNGGEIVSDAGTLYRCKPFPQSGCCGQAAWTYEPGRRTNWQDAWVVY from the coding sequence ATGTTGCCCAGACCCACGAGCGCAACAAGTGGCGATTCAATTTCGCTGAGCGCACCCGGATCCTCCGATCCCGACGGCGACGCATTGACCTATGCATGGAGCTATCCCGCAAGCGTCACCGCGGAGGCGCACGAGGAACATCTGACGGCACGTCTACCGAAGGTCACCGCCGATACCTCGCTGGTATTCACCGTCAAGGTGTCCCACGGGAAAGCAACGACGACGGCGAGTCAGACGGTAGTTGTGCGAGCATCGAGTACGTATCCACCGTATCGCGAGGGTACGAAATACAACGGCGGTGAAATCGTCAGCGATGCGGGTACGTTGTATCGCTGCAAGCCATTCCCGCAATCCGGTTGCTGCGGCCAGGCAGCATGGACATACGAACCTGGACGGCGCACTAACTGGCAGGATGCCTGGGTCGTCTACTGA
- a CDS encoding helix-turn-helix transcriptional regulator translates to MPIKRVTGAWTHLLGDWLDAEALPAARLRAELAALADDEVVAMETWQSLLERATAMRPAVLAPGLEIGALVEPRHVGVLGYLVLASDTVGEALLVYRRYERLFYGIDLAEIEIDAQEVEIRWPPSVPAVSQVVDDVAIAALVTFIARQVNAAPAPSRISFVHTPPADPATQLLYENFFGCPVDFGDVCTRVRFPASYLMKPMAHADPGLRALLDRQAQALLLAQPDPDAFERAVQESLLKLLPEGAPTISRVAQALHMSSRTLQRRLDAAGETWQSLLDRTREHLARQYLLDRSLSLSDIALLLGYSEQSAFNRAFRRWTDETPARARRGERDA, encoded by the coding sequence ATGCCGATCAAACGGGTGACAGGCGCGTGGACGCACTTGCTGGGCGACTGGCTCGACGCGGAAGCGTTGCCTGCTGCGCGCCTGCGGGCCGAGTTGGCCGCGCTCGCCGACGACGAAGTCGTGGCGATGGAAACCTGGCAGTCGCTGCTCGAACGCGCGACCGCCATGCGTCCGGCGGTGCTCGCGCCGGGCCTCGAGATCGGTGCGCTCGTCGAGCCGCGGCATGTCGGCGTGCTCGGTTATCTAGTGCTGGCCTCGGACACAGTCGGCGAGGCATTGCTCGTCTATCGCCGCTACGAACGGCTTTTCTACGGTATCGATCTCGCCGAGATCGAAATCGACGCTCAAGAGGTCGAGATTCGTTGGCCCCCGAGTGTGCCGGCCGTTTCGCAAGTCGTCGACGATGTCGCGATTGCCGCGCTCGTCACCTTCATCGCGCGACAGGTGAACGCTGCGCCGGCACCGAGCCGGATCAGTTTCGTTCACACGCCGCCCGCCGATCCCGCCACACAATTGCTCTACGAAAATTTCTTCGGATGTCCCGTGGATTTCGGCGACGTCTGCACGCGGGTTCGTTTTCCGGCTTCTTATTTAATGAAACCGATGGCGCATGCGGACCCTGGCTTGCGCGCGTTGCTCGATCGTCAGGCGCAGGCGCTCCTGCTCGCGCAGCCGGATCCGGATGCGTTTGAGCGCGCCGTTCAGGAGAGTTTGCTTAAGCTGTTGCCTGAAGGCGCGCCGACTATTTCCCGCGTTGCGCAGGCGTTGCATATGTCGTCACGCACGCTGCAGCGAAGACTCGATGCGGCCGGCGAAACGTGGCAGTCGTTGCTCGACCGTACGCGGGAGCATCTGGCGCGTCAGTACCTGCTCGATCGAAGCCTGAGTCTCAGCGATATCGCGTTGCTGCTCGGTTATTCGGAGCAGAGTGCGTTTAACCGCGCATTTCGTCGATGGACCGACGAGACGCCGGCCCGTGCGCGACGCGGGGAACGCGATGCGTAG
- a CDS encoding TIGR04255 family protein translates to MKFENAPLIELVAELRWGAPAVVPLSAIASPPFATAHANLNTELDTFVDQFGRNIAGAGYVLTERLLPLGVSYIPFQPSHRFRRADASEGTSLFSLGVGIFSANITPPYKTWESFRPIVKLGVEALLKSRSEDATKLPFVTVSLRYLNAFHSNLTRGQSAMEFMETLGIRFSLPESLQARVDKSRAIKPMLLLSVPISGNRVMNMNVGDAVLNGQSAVLMDNVVASKEPVDPTVDAVMAEFDAAREVIHDVFVQSTKPIVDLLAPTKDTE, encoded by the coding sequence ATGAAATTCGAGAACGCGCCACTTATCGAGCTAGTTGCGGAGCTGCGGTGGGGAGCTCCGGCGGTTGTCCCGTTGTCTGCGATTGCAAGCCCACCGTTTGCCACAGCTCATGCGAATCTCAACACAGAGTTAGATACCTTTGTGGATCAGTTCGGTCGCAACATCGCGGGGGCGGGGTATGTGCTAACGGAGCGACTTCTTCCGCTCGGTGTGTCTTACATTCCGTTTCAACCGTCGCACCGCTTTCGTCGTGCCGATGCTTCCGAGGGGACAAGCCTGTTTAGCCTCGGCGTAGGGATTTTTTCGGCGAACATCACGCCGCCGTACAAGACATGGGAATCGTTTCGGCCGATTGTTAAGCTTGGAGTGGAGGCACTTCTTAAGAGCCGCTCGGAGGATGCCACCAAGCTGCCATTTGTCACTGTGTCGCTTAGATATTTGAACGCCTTTCACAGCAATTTGACTCGTGGTCAAAGCGCTATGGAGTTCATGGAAACACTTGGTATTCGTTTTTCGCTTCCGGAGTCGCTGCAAGCACGGGTCGACAAATCCCGGGCGATAAAGCCCATGTTGTTGTTAAGCGTGCCTATCTCTGGCAATCGCGTGATGAATATGAACGTAGGGGATGCGGTGTTGAACGGTCAGAGCGCTGTCCTCATGGATAACGTCGTCGCATCGAAGGAACCGGTTGATCCGACAGTGGATGCTGTTATGGCTGAGTTCGATGCTGCTCGCGAAGTGATCCATGACGTGTTCGTACAATCGACAAAGCCCATAGTCGATTTGCTAGCTCCCACAAAGGATACTGAATGA
- a CDS encoding RipA family octameric membrane protein encodes MQEIQEEKYFRIYAWSYFSLHATQRLQAFQFFITLITALIAGFAAIAKSDIYRWLSIIGFLISFLSFIFWKLECRTKELVKNGEEALKYLDRLHPLNEIDNNLNYLRIFERDEKITKSREKFPLWSGHFSYSRCFNFVFICFGIAGLVGGIACLLFGK; translated from the coding sequence ATGCAAGAAATTCAGGAAGAGAAATATTTTAGAATCTACGCATGGTCATATTTTTCCCTTCATGCGACACAGCGGTTACAAGCGTTTCAGTTTTTCATCACATTGATCACAGCACTTATTGCCGGGTTTGCGGCAATTGCAAAATCAGATATTTATCGCTGGTTATCCATAATAGGATTTCTCATCTCCTTTCTTAGTTTTATATTTTGGAAACTCGAATGTCGAACAAAGGAACTCGTAAAAAATGGCGAAGAAGCCCTAAAATATCTGGATCGCTTGCATCCTTTGAACGAAATTGATAATAATTTAAATTATCTGCGAATTTTTGAACGAGATGAAAAAATAACGAAATCCCGGGAAAAATTTCCACTTTGGAGCGGGCATTTCAGTTATTCCAGATGTTTTAATTTTGTTTTTATCTGTTTTGGGATTGCTGGTTTGGTCGGTGGTATCGCTTGTCTACTCTTCGGGAAATAA
- a CDS encoding helix-turn-helix domain-containing protein yields METPKVGRVAKTLLSHSSMSVANFRCDSRVVGSHGESSISYVTRGSLGYQARGKSFDLVAGSILVGRPGVDYVCTHDRNVSGECLSFRFTPELIEAIGDAPEVWHVDGVPPLAEMMVLGELAQAAANGTSDVGLDEIGMLFAARLTEVISGRKQRVTDATGSDRRRAVDAALWIDANSQEGIDLEGAAKVVGLSNFHFLRVFSKALGVTPHQYLVRCRLRHAARLLADDTRSISEIALDVGFGDISNFVRTFHRAAGVPPRSFRQMARGKRAETRDLQSVFR; encoded by the coding sequence ATGGAAACGCCTAAGGTAGGCCGGGTAGCGAAGACGTTACTCAGCCATTCGTCGATGTCGGTGGCTAACTTCCGCTGCGATTCAAGAGTGGTGGGGTCACACGGCGAGTCGTCGATTTCCTACGTGACACGGGGTAGCCTGGGATATCAAGCGCGTGGGAAATCCTTTGATCTTGTTGCTGGGTCGATTCTCGTTGGGCGGCCTGGTGTCGATTATGTTTGTACTCACGATCGGAATGTAAGCGGCGAGTGCTTGTCGTTTCGCTTCACACCCGAATTGATCGAAGCGATCGGCGACGCTCCGGAGGTTTGGCACGTAGACGGTGTGCCACCGTTAGCCGAGATGATGGTTCTCGGCGAGCTCGCTCAAGCCGCCGCCAACGGTACGAGCGATGTCGGGCTCGACGAAATCGGCATGCTCTTTGCCGCGCGCCTGACAGAAGTGATTTCCGGCCGGAAGCAGAGAGTGACCGACGCCACCGGGAGCGACCGCCGACGTGCCGTCGATGCAGCGCTCTGGATCGATGCAAACTCTCAGGAAGGCATCGATCTTGAAGGTGCGGCCAAGGTTGTGGGTTTGAGCAACTTCCATTTCCTGCGCGTGTTCTCTAAAGCGCTCGGCGTCACTCCGCATCAGTACCTCGTTCGCTGCCGGCTGCGCCATGCGGCCCGTCTTCTGGCCGATGATACGAGGTCTATCAGCGAGATCGCACTCGATGTTGGGTTTGGCGACATTTCGAATTTCGTCCGTACCTTTCACCGGGCTGCGGGCGTTCCGCCGAGAAGTTTTCGCCAGATGGCTCGCGGCAAACGTGCTGAGACGCGAGATTTGCAGAGCGTTTTCCGTTGA
- a CDS encoding type II toxin-antitoxin system RelE family toxin — MNSIGWTPKAAKQLRKLDRQHQVAIRDRVNTLTTMPDCQNVKALTSHNYGYRLRVGDYRVLFNWDGEIRVVEIEEVRKRDERTY; from the coding sequence GTGAACTCGATTGGCTGGACGCCGAAAGCTGCAAAGCAGTTACGCAAGCTCGACCGGCAGCATCAGGTTGCAATCCGCGACCGAGTAAACACCCTGACCACGATGCCCGATTGTCAGAACGTAAAGGCGCTGACGAGCCATAACTACGGATATCGCCTCAGAGTCGGCGACTACCGGGTTTTGTTTAACTGGGACGGCGAGATTCGAGTCGTCGAAATCGAAGAAGTAAGGAAGCGCGATGAACGCACGTACTAA
- a CDS encoding lytic transglycosylase domain-containing protein — protein sequence MLNVMQNQPSSALDNSVTDPSQSDATKNMQFIEQLIEMIQYLLQQMQNQGGDDDAPPVGSKSSASPGSQPFSPDSAPQQAPQAPPAGAQGGQPSTQAPPPPPPVTSDAQQPSQPPAQPPAQPPAQPPAAPPVQQPAQASSVTPTQQTSGGDMTPQQIASTYHDQIMSASQATGVPPGILAGQIWQESKGIASTPGGGLMQLGDNEFQQNGGGDISNPADNIKAGANYMKSLSSQFGGNMEAALRAYNSGPNGVDLNNLNSTPAGTGDPTYVQKVMQAAQQSGLATT from the coding sequence ATGCTCAACGTCATGCAGAACCAACCTTCGTCCGCGCTCGATAACAGCGTGACCGATCCGTCGCAAAGCGATGCCACGAAGAACATGCAGTTCATCGAGCAACTGATCGAGATGATCCAGTATCTGCTGCAGCAGATGCAGAATCAGGGCGGCGACGATGACGCGCCACCGGTCGGCAGCAAGTCGTCTGCTTCGCCGGGCTCGCAACCGTTCTCGCCGGATTCGGCGCCTCAGCAGGCGCCGCAAGCGCCGCCAGCAGGGGCGCAGGGCGGTCAGCCATCCACGCAGGCACCACCGCCGCCACCGCCCGTCACATCGGACGCGCAACAGCCTTCGCAACCACCGGCACAACCGCCTGCACAGCCACCGGCGCAACCACCCGCCGCGCCGCCGGTGCAGCAGCCCGCGCAAGCATCGTCCGTCACGCCGACACAGCAAACCTCCGGCGGCGACATGACGCCGCAGCAGATTGCGAGCACGTACCACGATCAGATCATGTCGGCTTCGCAGGCGACCGGCGTGCCTCCCGGTATCCTCGCGGGCCAGATCTGGCAGGAATCCAAGGGGATTGCGAGCACCCCCGGCGGCGGCTTGATGCAACTCGGCGACAATGAGTTCCAGCAAAACGGCGGCGGCGATATCTCCAACCCCGCCGACAACATCAAAGCCGGTGCGAACTACATGAAGTCGCTTTCCTCGCAGTTCGGCGGCAACATGGAAGCGGCGCTACGCGCGTACAACTCCGGTCCGAACGGTGTCGACCTCAACAATCTGAACTCGACACCCGCCGGCACTGGCGATCCGACTTACGTGCAGAAGGTCATGCAGGCCGCGCAGCAATCGGGTCTGGCGACGACCTGA
- a CDS encoding DUF4336 domain-containing protein produces MNQIKTSELEKIAEDIWVSKAPHSFLGLHVDTRMTVIRLSSGKVLLHSPVPITPELRAPIDAIGPVGHIVCPNLFHHVYAQQALTTYPDARLHGPAKLHRKRRDLHFDAVLSEEPDPDWRSDLVSITIVGSMLRETVFYHPASKTLITSDLVENFKAHSHWLTRGYLKLNGMLGNVTWPPMMRVVYTNRRAARESIARILALPFERVVVAHGDVITDNARETLRKGLEWL; encoded by the coding sequence ATGAATCAAATCAAAACGAGCGAGCTTGAAAAGATTGCCGAGGACATCTGGGTGAGCAAAGCCCCGCACAGTTTTCTTGGGCTGCATGTCGACACACGCATGACGGTGATCCGTCTTTCGTCGGGCAAGGTGCTATTGCATTCCCCAGTGCCGATCACACCGGAGTTGCGCGCCCCCATCGATGCGATCGGCCCAGTCGGCCACATCGTCTGTCCGAATCTGTTTCACCACGTGTATGCGCAGCAGGCCCTGACGACCTATCCCGATGCCAGGTTGCATGGACCAGCGAAGCTACACCGGAAACGGCGCGACCTGCATTTCGATGCGGTTTTATCGGAAGAACCCGATCCTGACTGGCGCAGCGACCTCGTGTCGATCACGATCGTGGGCAGCATGTTGAGGGAAACCGTCTTTTATCACCCGGCTTCGAAAACGCTCATCACCTCCGACCTCGTTGAAAACTTCAAGGCGCATTCGCACTGGCTGACGCGCGGCTATCTCAAGTTGAATGGCATGCTGGGCAACGTCACATGGCCGCCCATGATGCGCGTGGTGTATACCAATCGACGCGCCGCAAGAGAAAGCATCGCGCGCATCCTCGCATTGCCGTTCGAGCGTGTCGTCGTAGCGCATGGCGACGTGATTACGGACAATGCACGCGAGACCCTGAGGAAGGGGCTGGAATGGTTGTAG